The following DNA comes from Candidatus Glassbacteria bacterium.
GAATCATACGAAAACCAATAAGCTGAGTGTCTGGCCCGAAAAGAATTGAGTGATTTCAGTGAGTTGTGATTCAGTCGTTGGTGGTTAAGCAAATGAGGAGACACAACATGTGGACTGAAATCACTCGCCTTCAGTATGATCGATCCGGCCTGCGTTACGCAAGCGACCTGACGGACGGGAAGTGGGAACTGATCGCCCCGCATCTTCCCGCCCGCAAACGACAGGGCCGTCCCCGAACGACGGACTTGCGCGAGGTGCTGAACGCGATCCTGTACATGGCGCGCACGGGTTGCCAGTGGGAGATGTTGCCGAAGGAGTTCCCGTCGAACAGTGAGACGCGGGTTTGAAACGAGTGGGCATCCGTTCGATCGCGCGCAACGCGGCCTATTTGGGAGCGGCGCAGGGTACGACCTACCTCGTGCGGGGCTTCTACGTCGTGGTGCTCGCCCGTTACCTGGGACCAGAGGTCTATGGCATCTTCGCCTACGGACTGGCTTGGTGTTTGGCGTTCCTTTATCTCACGTTCCTTGGCCGCGGGGAAATTCTGATTCGGCAGGTCGGTCGCGACCGGGAACGGGCCGCTTCCGTTGTGGCGCAAACATTGGCTTTGCGAATTCTTGCCGTGGGCGTCGCGGTGCCGGCCAGTATCCTCACCGGATGGTTCGCCAAAACCAACCCCCTGGCGTTGCAGCTCATCGTCATCTTTTCCTTGGCCATCGTCGGCCGCGGGCTTGCGGTATGGGTTGACCATCTGTTAACCCGAATTATTCACGCCACGTCGTGAATAATTCGGGTTAATTCGACTTCGCTTCGGCCGATAAGTTCATTTGATACCGGATATCTCTTGCCGTTCAGCCCGCCGCCGTTGGGCGAATGCCAAGCTTGCGGTGCACGGTCACGGCCATCAGAACGTTCCAAATGACGAGATTGCCGGCCGCGCCCACCGCCGCGCCATTCACTCCCCAGAGTGGTATCAAAAATAGGTTCGCAAGGACATTGAACGATACGGCGATGGCAAGGCTCCGCGCGACATCCCGTTCGTGGCCCGTCATTTGGAGGAGCACGCCGACCGATCCCATTCCCGCGTTGATCACTTGTGCAAGGCTGAGGATCACCAACACGCCGTAACCGTCGGTGAATTCCGCACCGAAGAGCAACAAAACCCAATGCCCGAGACCTATGAATACAAGCGCCACCGGCAGGGAAAGCAGCAGCGCGCTGCGCGCCGCCTTGGTCGCCAGGCCTTGCAGTTCTTCTCTTTTTCCCTCCGTGAATATTCTGGATATGGTGGGGGCAAGGGGGGCGTTGATCGCCAACAACGGAAGCGCGATCAGGGCCGCCGCAGAACTGGCGACGCCGAATATGCCTGTTGCTTCCGCGCCCGCCATCGACCCCAACATAATGACACCAAGGCTGGGGCCCAAAACGCCGATACCCGAGATCAACGTGAACGTGCGCGCGCTTCGCAGCCATTCCGGCGTGGCGAATTCGGGCTTGGCTCGCTTGATGTCGGGCGGCTGGAGGGCATGCCATAATGCGGTCGAAACCAGTAAGGCGACCAGCATGGCTGTTCCGAATAGACCGACGACGAGAGGCGCTTGCACCCCAACGCCGGGCAGGACCAGCGCGATCCCGAAGAAAATCGCGAGCAGACAAGGTTGAATAACCGTCTCGGGTATTTGCGCGGGCACGACCCGGTGCAACCCCATAAGCGCCGCTTGCGTGACGCGCACGAGCGCCACGAGAGGCAGCGCGAGGAGCCCGATCGAGAATGCCGTCGCCATTTGTTCTTCCAGGTCGCCCTCGAAGAGCCACGCCAGAACTGCCGCGGCCACGACTGTGCAAACCGAACCGCCTAACGCAAATTGCCGGGAGCGAAGGATAAGGCCGTTGAGCAATCCCCAGCGCTCGCCGGATTGATAACCGGCGACTTCCCGAACGAGCAGCCCCTCGAAACCCAGGATCGCGGGGACGCTAAGGACGCCGATCCACGTTATGGCGAAGGAATAGGCCCCGAATCCGGCCGCGCCCAGCGTGCGAGCGAAGGCAAGGGCTATCAAGAAGCGCGCTCCGGCATGAAACACGCGAAGGCCCAGCGTGCCAGCGGCGCCTCTGGCGATCCGCCCTTTCAGCAAGGGTGGCAAGAGGGAGGCAATATTGTCTCTCCGATCCATGATATTGCGAAGACCGCCCTAAAGGCGATCCTGATTGAGGCCGAGTCCAGGTCCGCTTATGCGGGAATGTAAGACACCAATCATCGGCGCGCGGTGCCGCCAGCGAA
Coding sequences within:
- a CDS encoding transposase, which translates into the protein MRRHNMWTEITRLQYDRSGLRYASDLTDGKWELIAPHLPARKRQGRPRTTDLREVLNAILYMARTGCQWEMLPKEFPSNSETRV
- a CDS encoding oligosaccharide flippase family protein, with the protein product MKRVGIRSIARNAAYLGAAQGTTYLVRGFYVVVLARYLGPEVYGIFAYGLAWCLAFLYLTFLGRGEILIRQVGRDRERAASVVAQTLALRILAVGVAVPASILTGWFAKTNPLALQLIVIFSLAIVGRGLAVWVDHLLTRIIHATS
- a CDS encoding oligosaccharide flippase family protein — protein: MDRRDNIASLLPPLLKGRIARGAAGTLGLRVFHAGARFLIALAFARTLGAAGFGAYSFAITWIGVLSVPAILGFEGLLVREVAGYQSGERWGLLNGLILRSRQFALGGSVCTVVAAAVLAWLFEGDLEEQMATAFSIGLLALPLVALVRVTQAALMGLHRVVPAQIPETVIQPCLLAIFFGIALVLPGVGVQAPLVVGLFGTAMLVALLVSTALWHALQPPDIKRAKPEFATPEWLRSARTFTLISGIGVLGPSLGVIMLGSMAGAEATGIFGVASSAAALIALPLLAINAPLAPTISRIFTEGKREELQGLATKAARSALLLSLPVALVFIGLGHWVLLLFGAEFTDGYGVLVILSLAQVINAGMGSVGVLLQMTGHERDVARSLAIAVSFNVLANLFLIPLWGVNGAAVGAAGNLVIWNVLMAVTVHRKLGIRPTAAG